The following coding sequences lie in one Daphnia pulex isolate KAP4 chromosome 1, ASM2113471v1 genomic window:
- the LOC124199068 gene encoding zinc finger protein 397-like isoform X1, translating to MPSHRRDNKESSTVRESSSSSSDDDDPRKNHLQSSALKIRLSFNPSYRAGMSRLEPSPGRDSYPPINFCSRLSEDSHQTAQMSSSRPSAAHTFPVPTPNTAWSRRHSNPTETASPPPRDRSFQCRECGRAFYDGSRLRTHLRIHSGELPFECGFCFKSFISKYRLDRHQLIHSGTRAFRCEVCGQTFVTKDKLSRHHVIHTGERLSCDQCDKTFSRRDKLSRHRLTVHFPKAS from the exons ATGCCATCACATCGGCGTGACAATAAAGAG TCATCCACAGTACgagaaagcagcagcagcagttctgatgatgatgatcccAGGAAAAACCATCTTCAATCAAGTGCGTTAAAAATACGACTTTCTTTCAACCCCAG TTACAGGGCTGGGATGTCTAGATTAGAGCCTTCACCAGGAAGAGATTCATATCCACCAATTAACTTTTGCTCCCGTCTCAGTGAAGATAGCCACCAGACAGCACAGATGTCATCTTCAAGACCATCTGCAGCTCATACTTTTCCTGTACCAACTCCTAACACCGCCTGGAGCCGACGACACTCAAATCCCACAGAAACTGCATCACCGCCTCCACGCGATCGTTCATTTCAATGTCGGGAATGTGGACGTGCCTTTTACGATGGCAGTCGGTTGAGAACTCATCTGCGTATTCATTCCGGAGAGCTCCCCTTCGAGTGCGGGTTTTGCTTCAAATCCTTCATAAGCAAGTACCGACTCGATCGCCATCAGCTTATTCACTCAGGAACAAGAGCTTTTAGATGTGAAGTATGTGGACAGACTTTTGTAACCAAAGACAAATTAAGTCGTCACCACGTAATTCACACCGGAGAACGATTAAGTTGTGACCAATGCGATAAGACTTTTTCTCGGAGAGACAAACTCTCTAGACATCGATTAACGGTTCACTTTCCTAAGGCTAGCTAA
- the LOC124198986 gene encoding zinc finger protein 383-like, with protein sequence MENNTGKMDSVDSRPTNMQIATNLPYPSNVAMCYPPQPSLSSPLADGNHGSQAPGNYLVPPSMASPSSCLTTQQMYSNYPSPYYRSMLAGSQQSSMSSYYGTILPPPSHHSSAFYGTFYNPNSPSVYPSSQPPINPINYYSPSLYMQNHETMWPNSNSNSQPAPAKRSYSYETGNISQLPACSKVSSSVMPITNALPEARTTALPDEASTLTLEPLPECSSSAVESAKETDFMCVELDRPASKCETAESPGDDESSVIDKESLEESEDDLDQEEDSSSSYTSSYTESYSSEDLIPIENEDILEDVPDNILNDTSFGDIDRAKDLVDDDLQCLLCNNFDHLIPRLDIAIKLEPVVGEPISKSSVLLCTQCDLMLERYLSLEKEVQSLQTQIQSMYQNNKHSDKQDEAEYCSLQGTLPPEETNQNLCLDGSYATSQLGNPLPTTGIVQQQQPSTPEEFEPAHQLKVMDPVVINNTEPDQTNKALQHTIDKEVIKAHGCHECGKFYSDVRSLQRHMKTHRVEESNENHTAGQRTSNAGSVPLQCQQCPRQFQRRSHYHYHIKIHHGPREFKCQICDKAFVSRGALTTHGRIHSGEKPYECETCGRRFNVNSNLLAHVPKCTGALPFKCEHCEKAFATRSLYQTHVKAHQGQFAVKCDECGMGFSKRSHLIAHQRTHTKEKPYQCPVCGKAFSSIGNCNSHAKTHADERKYVCEICGKKFARRQALEMHLNRHTGMKPFKCDDCNRSFHDASNLINHKKTHRQNS encoded by the exons ATGGAGAATAATACAGGCAAAATGGATTCAGTGGACAGTCGACCGACCAACATGCAGATCGCAACTAATCTACCCTATCCGAGTAATGTTGCTATGTGCTATCCTCCTCAACCATCTCTTAGTTCACCCTTGGCTGATGGAAATCATGGGAGTCAAGCACCTGGAAACTATTTAGTTCCTCCATCGATGGCATCACCTTCTAGCTGCCtaacaacacaacaaatgtATTCAAATTACCCAAGTCCCTATTATCGCTCAATGCTCGCTGGTTCACAGCAAAGCAGTATGAGTAGCTACTATGGAACAATTTTACCACCACCTTCTCATCATTCATCAGCATTTTATGGGACATTTTATAATCCAAATTCTCCTTCAGTTTATCCAAGTAGTCAACCCCCTATCAATCccataaattattattcaccATCACTCTACATGCAGAATCATGAAACCATGTGGCCTAACAGCAACTCAAATTCTCAACCAGCTCCTGCCAAAAGGTCATATTCATATGAAACTGGTAACATTAGTCAACTTCCTGCATGCAGTAAAGTCTCTTCATCAGTTATGCCTATCACAAATGCATTGCCTGAAGCAAGAACTACAGCACTACCAGATGAAGCATCAACACTCACCTTAGAGCCTTTGCCAGAGTGTTCTTCCTCAGCAGTAGAATCAGCAAAGGAGACAGATTTTATGTGTGTTGAGTTAGACCGACCTGCTTCTAAGTGCGAAACAGCCGAATCGCCCGGTGACGATGAAAGCTCTGTAATAGATAAAGAATCACTTGAAGAATCTGAAGATGATTTAGATCAGGAGGAAGACTCATCTTCGAGCTACACGTCTTCATATACCGAATCGTATTCCAGTGAAGACTTGATCCCCATAGAAAATGAAGATATTTTGGAGGATGTGCCagacaatattttaaatgacaCTTCGTTTGGGGATATTGACCGTGCAAAAGATTTGGTTGACGACGACCTTCAGTGTTTGCTGTGCAATAATTTCGATCATCTTATCCCTAGACTTGACATAGCTATTAAACTAGAACCTGTTGTAGGCGAGCCCATTTCAAAATCGTCAGTTTTACTTTGCACCCAATGTGATCTTAtg ttGGAACGTTACTTGTcattagaaaaagaagtccAGTCTTTACAAACGCAGATTCAGTCCATGTACCAGAATAACAAACATTCTGATAAACAGGACGAAGCCGAGTACTGTTCTCTGCAAGGAACTTTACCACCTGAAGAAACTAACCAAAATTTGTGCCTCGATGGATCTTATGCTACCTCCCAACTGGGAAATCCATTACCTACAACGGGAAtagttcaacaacaacaaccttcaACTCCCGAGGAATTTGAACCGGCACACCAACTAAAAGTCATGGATCCTGTCGTCATCAACAACACGGAACCAGATCAAACTAACAAAGCATTACAGCATACAATTGATAAAGAAGTCATCAAAGCTCATGGTTGCCACGAGTGTGGGAAATTTTATTCTGATGTGCGGAGTTTGCAGCGCCACATGAAAACTCACAGAGTagaagaatcaaatgaaaaccaTACTGCTGGTCAAAGAACCTCTAACGCAGGATCTGTCCCACTTCAATGTCAACAGTGCCCACGCCAATTTCAACGTCGCTCGCACTACCACTACCACATCAAAATCCACCACGGACCACGTGAATTCAAGTGTCAGATTTGCGACAAAGCATTCGTCAGTCGAGGAGCATTAACTACACATGGACGTATTCACTCTGGAGAGAAACCGTACGAGTGTGAGACATGTGGACGACGATTTAACGTCAACAGCAACTTGCTCGCGCACGTGCCCAAGTGTACTGGTGCCTTGCCGTTTAAATGTGAGCATTGCGAAAAAGCATTTGCCACGAGATCATTGTACCAAACTCACGTTAag GCCCATCAAGGACAGTTTGCCGTGAAATGTGACGAATGTGGCATGGG ATTCTCGAAAAGAAGTCACCTTATCGCGCATCAGCGGACCcatacgaaagaaaaaccttaTCAA TGTCCAGTTTGTGGTAAGGCATTTTCTAGCATCGGAAATTGCAACAGCCACGCCAAAACTCACGCCGATGAGCGAAAATATGTCTGCGAAATTTGtgggaaaaaatttgcaaGGCGTCAGGCGCTCGAGATGCATCTCAACAGACATACGGGAATGAAGCCATTCAAATGTGACGACTGCAATAGATCTTTCCACGACGCCAGCAACCTAAtaaaccacaaaaaaacacaccgCCAAAACAGCTga
- the LOC124199002 gene encoding uncharacterized protein LOC124199002 isoform X1 — MVGSVSRLTTAVHSLGIRAITSGSNIGRGTVGNFGVGSVSVGVKLLGQLMGWSENSSDLQSHCQANCSHGECYNGTCFCEIQFEGVQCAEPSVGYHVGFASVFLLVAATSLIQLFICIHAEYARLKTPSFFKACRITNQKFLYILVFLAALLRGLYFAYPASTDEWSSSLLSAYYPVLLTGASLIVCFWAEVFHLRDVEERPPFLSKSFLGFLAFNIITYSLLIAELVITNTQIHSEEDKRFFTNVFNGCYAILMFIVVIFFLIYGVEVYFKVRGGFLHEGESSIPLGIISFKTISSSSSPACVSSFASASSPDHADHVNDKDSEEKEVTVHLMKEEVIHGRNPVPFRQSIDTAQLHQSRLGLVSQAMMLLITVCFLLSEILGEFWKKKVPLESRNVFDVLFRVVELGVALWFPCVLWNCMRPDQLWILNPKKILKRLDIATSLELTSRNAEDASPKIPDENGDRKAECWICYDTDTTEAGSMIFPCACKGDVGAVHHECLKRWLIESANNPSALICKVCQTPYQVETKARSWSQINVAITPWHWAQTAGLVLLMCGSVGGACAIIKFYEDSGIRLLAVSVALLIVYICCRFLGLNTVMAYQRAKVSAFKIVSTRTGHASVNEMGEFPTVQDLSVDGRTQDSIFNSSRPALPTMEM, encoded by the exons ATGGTAGGAAGTGTCTCTCGGCTTACTACGGCCGTTCACTCTTTGGGGATCAGAGCCATCACAAGTGGTAGTAACATTGGGAGAGGTACTGTTGGCAATTTTGGAGTTGGTTCAGTCAGTGTGGGAGTCAAGTTGCTCGGACAACTAATGGGTTGGAGTGAAAATTCGTCGGATTTGCAGTCCCACTGCCAGGCAAACTGCTCACATGGGGAGTGCTACAACGGAACTTGTTTTTGTGAG ATTCAATTTGAAGGGGTTCAGTGCGCAGAACCGAGTGTCGGCTATCATGTTGGTTTTGCAAGTGTTTTCCTTCTAGTTGCGGCGACATCATTGATTCAGTTATTTATCTGTATTCATGCTGAATACGCTCGACTCAAGACACCATCCTTTTTCAAAGCATGCAGGATAACAAACCAAAAGTTTCTatacattttggtttttctagCGGCTCTCTTACGAGGACTATACTTCGCATACCCT GCGTCAACAGATGAATGGTCATCGAGTTTACTCAGTGCGTATTATCCGGTTTTGTTAACCGGAGCATCTTTGATCGTCTGCTTCTGGGCAGAG gTATTCCACCTGCGTGACGTTGAAGAGAGACCGCCCTTCCTATCCAAATCCTTCTTGGGCTTTTTAGCCTTCAACATCATCACGTACAGTTTATTAATTGCAGAACTCGTCATCACCAATACGCAAATCCATTCAGAGGAAGATAAG AGATTCTTTACCAACGTTTTCAATGGATGTTACGCCATTCTGATGTTTATCgtggttattttctttctaatcTATGGCGTCGAAGTCTATTTCAAG GTCCGTGGAGGTTTTTTGCACGAGGGAGAAAGCAGCATTCCGTTGGGGATTATTTCGTTCAAAACCATTTCCTCGTCGTCTTCACCTGCGTGTGTGTCCTCGTTTGCTTCCGCTTCTTCCCCGGATCACGCTGACCACGTTAACGACAAAGAttcagaagaaaaggaagtcaCTGTGCATCTGATGAAAGAAGAG gTGATCCATGGACGGAATCCTGTTCCGTTTAGGCAGTCCATCGATACAGCTCAGCTGCACCAGTCACGATTAGGTCTCGTTTCACAAGCTATGATGCTCCTCATCACGGTTTGTTTCCTACTTTCTGAAATCCTTGGAGAATTCTGGAAAAAGAAGGTACCACTAGAGAGTCGCAATGTTTTTGACGTCTTGTTCCGCGTGGTTGAACTCGGCGTTGCTTTATGGTTTCCTTGTGTCCTCTGGAATTGTATGAG ACCGGATCAGTTATGGATTTTGAATCctaagaaaatattgaagcGACTTGACATTGCTACGTCTCTCGAATTAACATCGCGTAATGCTGAAGACGCTTCGCCCAAAATTCCAG ATGAAAACGGTGACAGGAAAGCCGAGTGCTGGATTTGCTACGATACTGATACTACTGAAGCTGGGTCAATGATCTTCCCCTGCGCTTGCAAAGGCGACGTTGGAGCTGTTCATCACGAATGTCTTAAGCGCTGGCTGATTGAG AGCGCCAACAATCCTTCCGCTTTGATTTGCAAAGTTTGCCAGACACCGTATCAAGTAGAAACAAAGGCTCGTTCTTGGAGTCAAATTAACGTTGCCATCACGCCTTGGCATTGGGCTCAGACAGCCGGTCTTGTACTACTCATGTGCGGATCCGTAGGAGGAGCTTGTGCTATTATTAAGTTTTATGAAGACTCGGGTATTCGGCTTTTGGCTGTTAGTGTCGCTCTTCTTATCGTCTATATATGCTGCAG ATTTTTGGGATTAAACACGGTGATGGCTTATCAGCGGGCCAAAGTTTCAGCTTTTAAGATTGTTAGTACTCGGACCGGGCACGCCTCGGTAAATGAAATGGGTGAGTTTCCGACAGTTCAGGATCTCTCGGTAGACGGAAGGACTCAAGATAGCATATTCAATTCAAGTCGGCCGGCACTGCCAACCATGGAAATGTGA
- the LOC124199068 gene encoding zinc finger protein 397-like isoform X2, whose amino-acid sequence MPSHRRDNKESSTVRESSSSSSDDDDPRKNHLQSSALKIRLSFNPRAGMSRLEPSPGRDSYPPINFCSRLSEDSHQTAQMSSSRPSAAHTFPVPTPNTAWSRRHSNPTETASPPPRDRSFQCRECGRAFYDGSRLRTHLRIHSGELPFECGFCFKSFISKYRLDRHQLIHSGTRAFRCEVCGQTFVTKDKLSRHHVIHTGERLSCDQCDKTFSRRDKLSRHRLTVHFPKAS is encoded by the exons ATGCCATCACATCGGCGTGACAATAAAGAG TCATCCACAGTACgagaaagcagcagcagcagttctgatgatgatgatcccAGGAAAAACCATCTTCAATCAAGTGCGTTAAAAATACGACTTTCTTTCAACCCCAG GGCTGGGATGTCTAGATTAGAGCCTTCACCAGGAAGAGATTCATATCCACCAATTAACTTTTGCTCCCGTCTCAGTGAAGATAGCCACCAGACAGCACAGATGTCATCTTCAAGACCATCTGCAGCTCATACTTTTCCTGTACCAACTCCTAACACCGCCTGGAGCCGACGACACTCAAATCCCACAGAAACTGCATCACCGCCTCCACGCGATCGTTCATTTCAATGTCGGGAATGTGGACGTGCCTTTTACGATGGCAGTCGGTTGAGAACTCATCTGCGTATTCATTCCGGAGAGCTCCCCTTCGAGTGCGGGTTTTGCTTCAAATCCTTCATAAGCAAGTACCGACTCGATCGCCATCAGCTTATTCACTCAGGAACAAGAGCTTTTAGATGTGAAGTATGTGGACAGACTTTTGTAACCAAAGACAAATTAAGTCGTCACCACGTAATTCACACCGGAGAACGATTAAGTTGTGACCAATGCGATAAGACTTTTTCTCGGAGAGACAAACTCTCTAGACATCGATTAACGGTTCACTTTCCTAAGGCTAGCTAA
- the LOC124199002 gene encoding uncharacterized protein LOC124199002 isoform X2 has translation MVGSVSRLTTAVHSLGIRAITSGSNIGRGTVGNFGVGSVSVGVKLLGQLMGWSENSSDLQSHCQANCSHGECYNGTCFCEIQFEGVQCAEPSVGYHVGFASVFLLVAATSLIQLFICIHAEYARLKTPSFFKACRITNQKFLYILVFLAALLRGLYFAYPASTDEWSSSLLSAYYPVLLTGASLIVCFWAEVFHLRDVEERPPFLSKSFLGFLAFNIITYSLLIAELVITNTQIHSEEDKRFFTNVFNGCYAILMFIVVIFFLIYGVEVYFKVIHGRNPVPFRQSIDTAQLHQSRLGLVSQAMMLLITVCFLLSEILGEFWKKKVPLESRNVFDVLFRVVELGVALWFPCVLWNCMRPDQLWILNPKKILKRLDIATSLELTSRNAEDASPKIPDENGDRKAECWICYDTDTTEAGSMIFPCACKGDVGAVHHECLKRWLIESANNPSALICKVCQTPYQVETKARSWSQINVAITPWHWAQTAGLVLLMCGSVGGACAIIKFYEDSGIRLLAVSVALLIVYICCRFLGLNTVMAYQRAKVSAFKIVSTRTGHASVNEMGEFPTVQDLSVDGRTQDSIFNSSRPALPTMEM, from the exons ATGGTAGGAAGTGTCTCTCGGCTTACTACGGCCGTTCACTCTTTGGGGATCAGAGCCATCACAAGTGGTAGTAACATTGGGAGAGGTACTGTTGGCAATTTTGGAGTTGGTTCAGTCAGTGTGGGAGTCAAGTTGCTCGGACAACTAATGGGTTGGAGTGAAAATTCGTCGGATTTGCAGTCCCACTGCCAGGCAAACTGCTCACATGGGGAGTGCTACAACGGAACTTGTTTTTGTGAG ATTCAATTTGAAGGGGTTCAGTGCGCAGAACCGAGTGTCGGCTATCATGTTGGTTTTGCAAGTGTTTTCCTTCTAGTTGCGGCGACATCATTGATTCAGTTATTTATCTGTATTCATGCTGAATACGCTCGACTCAAGACACCATCCTTTTTCAAAGCATGCAGGATAACAAACCAAAAGTTTCTatacattttggtttttctagCGGCTCTCTTACGAGGACTATACTTCGCATACCCT GCGTCAACAGATGAATGGTCATCGAGTTTACTCAGTGCGTATTATCCGGTTTTGTTAACCGGAGCATCTTTGATCGTCTGCTTCTGGGCAGAG gTATTCCACCTGCGTGACGTTGAAGAGAGACCGCCCTTCCTATCCAAATCCTTCTTGGGCTTTTTAGCCTTCAACATCATCACGTACAGTTTATTAATTGCAGAACTCGTCATCACCAATACGCAAATCCATTCAGAGGAAGATAAG AGATTCTTTACCAACGTTTTCAATGGATGTTACGCCATTCTGATGTTTATCgtggttattttctttctaatcTATGGCGTCGAAGTCTATTTCAAG gTGATCCATGGACGGAATCCTGTTCCGTTTAGGCAGTCCATCGATACAGCTCAGCTGCACCAGTCACGATTAGGTCTCGTTTCACAAGCTATGATGCTCCTCATCACGGTTTGTTTCCTACTTTCTGAAATCCTTGGAGAATTCTGGAAAAAGAAGGTACCACTAGAGAGTCGCAATGTTTTTGACGTCTTGTTCCGCGTGGTTGAACTCGGCGTTGCTTTATGGTTTCCTTGTGTCCTCTGGAATTGTATGAG ACCGGATCAGTTATGGATTTTGAATCctaagaaaatattgaagcGACTTGACATTGCTACGTCTCTCGAATTAACATCGCGTAATGCTGAAGACGCTTCGCCCAAAATTCCAG ATGAAAACGGTGACAGGAAAGCCGAGTGCTGGATTTGCTACGATACTGATACTACTGAAGCTGGGTCAATGATCTTCCCCTGCGCTTGCAAAGGCGACGTTGGAGCTGTTCATCACGAATGTCTTAAGCGCTGGCTGATTGAG AGCGCCAACAATCCTTCCGCTTTGATTTGCAAAGTTTGCCAGACACCGTATCAAGTAGAAACAAAGGCTCGTTCTTGGAGTCAAATTAACGTTGCCATCACGCCTTGGCATTGGGCTCAGACAGCCGGTCTTGTACTACTCATGTGCGGATCCGTAGGAGGAGCTTGTGCTATTATTAAGTTTTATGAAGACTCGGGTATTCGGCTTTTGGCTGTTAGTGTCGCTCTTCTTATCGTCTATATATGCTGCAG ATTTTTGGGATTAAACACGGTGATGGCTTATCAGCGGGCCAAAGTTTCAGCTTTTAAGATTGTTAGTACTCGGACCGGGCACGCCTCGGTAAATGAAATGGGTGAGTTTCCGACAGTTCAGGATCTCTCGGTAGACGGAAGGACTCAAGATAGCATATTCAATTCAAGTCGGCCGGCACTGCCAACCATGGAAATGTGA